One Hydractinia symbiolongicarpus strain clone_291-10 chromosome 7, HSymV2.1, whole genome shotgun sequence genomic window, tttaaatttttttaactaaacaaCCATAGTCCAAAAATgaatttgcacttaaatttagattttcccaTAATActgcgcaaaaaacattaaaagaacactgaaattgtttgtttattattttaagtaggagaagaataactttctgtataaatttcaaaacagtGCAAGTATTagttgctgtataactttcaaaacaatacaAGTATATATTCTGTACAATTTTCAATGCTgtataacatttaaaacaacacaagaaaaattcttgctgcataacttttaaaaacaagtttttgagcttgcaattatttttatctttttctctTGCGAACtagttacatatttttgaagatATTCGATTTCCAgattatattgtttttaattaaatataaaggtatttatttgtttgtttattctttgttttttttaaacgccATTATAATTTTGGCTTATTTTATCTTAAGGTTTTATTGAAATGGAATATTATGTACAGTTTAACAAAGAATGTAAATAGTGAAAAAATGACATTGTCTGGTAACAAAAATACTTATGGAAGTCATGGAACATTGGATTCGAGTAATGTTTTCACACAGGAAAACTACACAAAGAAGGTGTCAGATGTGGCAAGTGAACGTGATGTTTTGGAAAGTTATGATAATATAGTTGATGGTGTTAGATTTAGGCGACAACGTTCTCGGTCTTTCAGAAAACCATCACGAAGACGATTAGTTGAAAAGAATGGCAAGCGTAATGTGAGATCAAAAGTGTTTCCTAGAGATCGTTATTTGCAAGATATTTTCACGACTATAATTGATGCTAAATGGAAGTGGATGATTGTGCTGTTTGTAGTATTTTATCTAGGtatgttttattatcatttgATGGGGTTATGATGAGGAATCCGGATAGTGGTCTTCAAAAAActtggaaataaaaaatttctaacCATGAtctaaaaaatgttactttaaacCATGGAGGTAGAAATAGATAAGGAGATTAAACTAATCTCAATGCACCTTAAAATTCCATTCACATTGCTATTGTTTTAGCATCCCTCTGATATCCATGTGCGAAGCTCATTTTactaaatttttacaaaaaacaagctgtttgtttttatgtaaaaaaacatgatatttAGACAAAGCATGATTATTCTGAAGCATTCATGCTACAGCCTCCGAAATTCAAGTTTGCACACTATATGGTAAACTTCGCCCTGAATAAAACTTTGCCCTCAATGATCATGGTTTGTCTTGTTGTTAGTGAAGAAGTTCATTTGTTATAACACAATGTAATGTGATTGGAAATGTCACCAGAGAACAGGAGTAACTTAAAATTGAGCGCTATaggttgttaaaataaaaaaaaaaaaataataaaattcagaaaatgttttaattatatCATTTGTGGAAACACTTAGAATGACATGCATGTTTTGCTGACACATTGTTGCTTTTTGGTGTGACTATGGTGAACGAAGTGTGAACCCACCcttaaaatgcattttttcaCGCACTGTAGCACTGTAGTCCAAGATTTttacaaacaaatttattaattccaaaaaaaaattgtggttaTGAGATAGATATAAAATAATATGGTTCCAGTTAGCATTGAATTACTACCCAGTCGTTCTGTGATAATGTGCGTACACAAATTTATTGCACCTAAACTACACCTAAAGTTtcgcaaaaacaaaaatttttgcatttAGAATTGAAATTGTATACCTGAATCATGAGAAATCCTGCTCATTGCATGAAGTAAAGATGTATACTTGTTATCCATTGAAaagcgaattaaaaaaaatgtcctaatagaaaaatatgaaaaaaattaagttgcAATTTAAAAGCATGTGTGCCTGTTTGTTAGCATGGCATCACAAAATTTACTTGGACGGGTTATTACTAAGATTATAGATGTGATTATAGTGGCATGTTAAACAACAAAACCCCTTGTTTTTAAACTGGGTCACAGGCAGACAGAGagtatatattataaaataatGCTTATTGTGCTTGGTTATTGTGCTTGGTTTAGGTTCATGGTTACTCTTTGGATTTTTTTGGTGGATTGTTATGATAACTCATGGTACAAAATGTTTTGATAATGTGACAAATTTCACTGAAGCATTCTTATTGTCCTTGGAGACATCAATGACAATTGGTTATGGAGGAAGACAGGTTACAAGCAAGTGCCCTGAAACTGTGATTTTACTGATCATTCAGTCACTTGCCAGTTGCATCATTGAAGCATGCATAATTGGTTTGATATTCACCAAAGTGGCTCGACCAGGAAAAAGACAGTCTACTAttgtgttttcaaaaaatgctGTTATCACGAAGCGAGATGATAAGTTTTGCTTAATGTTCAACATTGCAGATGTGAGAAAGAAGCAACTTGGCGAGTGCCATGTACGCTTACATCTGTTTAGAACATACAAGACCCTTGAGGGTACTATAATACAAAATCAACAGAATCAATTGAGAGTGGGAATGGATTGGTATAACATTCGTGACGACAGTGATcgcctttttttattatttccttGTGCAGTAACCCATGTTATTGATAGAAAGAGTCCATTTTATAATGTCTCCAAAGAAATGTATGAAAACTCAGACTGGGAATTGGTTGTTATTTTGGAAGGTGTTGTTGAAGCTACTGGGTGTGTCTTGCAGGCCCGTACTTCATACTTGCCAAATGAGGTTTATTGGGGAAGAGATTTAGTGAACTTGGTAAGAAcaagtgaattttttttctactgtGAATAAATCTAAAAGTTGGCATCTTTTTTATTCTGAATAGTTTAGcctgtttgtttttcttgtatCCGTAGACTAAAAATCACCAGAGACAAAATCAAGtgttaatatttatataaattaagaGAATGATACTAAAATACCAttattgttcattcattcattcattcattctcggcttaacgtctgttttccatgctagcatgggttggacggggtatattaatgaccctcttccaatctgatctagactgtgttagatctaaactcaacttcctctgtatcaagtctgtccttataacctcctgccaagtctttctcggtctgcctctgggctttgccccaggaactatcaagtctctacactttcttacccaattatcctcctccattctttccaagtgccccagccagttcaatcttcttatctggataacatctttaattctacggagacttagcctgcttcttagctcatctgaactctttctgtctctcagactggcattacacatccacctaaccattctcatatcattcctttctaaacggtcaagatcttcctgcttcactgcccatgtctcactaccgtaccgTACTGGTAGCTTATAGAAAAAAGACATTACTCaccatatttttgttaaaaaatatttttaggcaaCATACGATGATTGGCATGAGGATCAAGGCATTTTGTATATGTTAAGAAAGCTTAACGAAACAGTACCTGCGCCATATGTTCCGATTTGCAGTCCTCTGAGTTACTATAAAAGCATCTCTAAATATCCTGATCCTGATGAGGTCTATACTACGCAAGATGAATTGTGGGACGATCAGAACTTTACGGAGCCTGGTGATGAACCACGTGTGTTGCCAACCCATGTAAAGCTGACTGAAAGTGAAAACAACGTCATAATATagtcaaatattttaattaacaTAGATTgcatatttttatgttgttttttgtgaataatagactttttttaattgaactgttttgtaTAAAGAAGCACTGTATTTGGCAAAATATTGTTGATATTCATTATCTGAATGTTATACAGAATATTGTCACTGAgaatattatataatataaaattaattacttAATAACTACTTCGTGTTAAGCCATCCATATTTGAAAGTTCAtccatctttatttttaaacttcaaaTAATCTGGGAACCTTTGATACATGGATAATTTGCAGGAAATTGAGATTCTTACCTTATTTTCCCGCAACTTTACATTTCATGGAAGTAGGAGAACTTGTATGTCATTAAGTAGTTTTTGACTTTTTGCCTTGCACTTTGCTTTATTCATTGCAGATTGATTTTTATCTTTGTTAATGACCAAACTCTGCCTTCATCCTGCAAGAGGAAAATTATAACTTCCAAAATCTCTAAATGAGCACTTGGTGATGAACAATAATTCAAATATAGATGGCTTTATAgttaactttatttttgtaaCTTATTTTCATGAGTTTTGATTGAAGATGCAATTTGTTGTTGATTACAATCGAATCCACAAGTTATTATCCTAATATAATGTTTCACACcttcaaaaatattattgtaAAAACAGAGCGAAATTTCTTATGTATAATGTTTACGGATGTTAAGTCTTGTAAAACTGCTTTGTaaacattaatttttatgtCATGCAGGCTAATTTAGCGACTAGGTTACCTTGTATTTATCATATCTTTTGACAATTGCACTACTATGCCTTAAAATTATCGTCTTCAGCATTTATCTAATTTTCaggtaaaataattaaaatatagtTACTGCAGCTGCGAACATTGTAAAAACTAATTGATTATGGGTAATTACTTGCCTTTCCGGTTGCCTTTTCAAAGATCTGCTGGCGGCAATGTGGAAAATTTCAGTTCATCAACTGCATTGTCATATAGATTTCCTCCAGCAACAAAATCTGGTAAGTTGtttttaggaatttttttttgatatggcAAGCTTTATAGTTTTCgctataaaataattttctgaggaAAAACCTTTGTTCTTGTTTTGGAATAAAGGAAATATCTAACtcgttataaaaaaaagtttctgaggaaaaaaacttttgttattgttttggaATTAAGAATTGTTGGCAGTCTTTGAATGGTACTTTCTGAAGGGATCTTATGGCAAAGAAATGATGTTAGGTTTCAGTAATATAGAAATTAAatcctaagtttttttaaacagacTTTCTTTTCCTAAGGTATTTGCATGAAAAAATTTCAGATTAAATTATGCTGCACaattttgattttatatttaaggaatagtgaattttgacattttgtctGAAGTAATTTTAAACCTGGTAAGGTATACTAATCAGTGGCCAGTGGATAAATTCACAGGTTCACTCGTCcttcttttaataaaatgccTTTGTGTCTCGCTTgggcggttaccattttgcgtgatggACAGACATACACAcatgtattataatatagatacttTCAAACTTATCAATGTATAAGTAATTAATTTACCTTTATAAACAATCATGTGTTTGTTTTTTCCAAGTCTCTTAAATGTTTTTGAAGACCCTTGATCTCCATACCTGTTCACATTTAACTTAGTGGGGAATCATAGGTGTCAAAAAAATTCCACATTGTTACCATCTTCGAACTCCTTTACATGTTTTGCTgggaaaaataatgttttgaggaaaaaatgtttttagggaAATGTCTAcctattttacaaaattattagtTTCTTTTAATGGATTGTTATGATTTAATTTGCATATGTATGATATTGAACAAGTTGCACCTAATGTACATAAATTTCATTTCTGATTAGTTTTTCGTTCAACAAACACCACTATGTATGTATacacatgtttataaaagtCTTTTTACATTAAATTAGGAAACAAATagcaatatatttatatttgtttttgtttatttttccttttatatTATTGGTGACATGCAAAGTGACCTATGAATTAGGGTCACAGCTTTTATATGGATCCTTTCCTTTAATTATTTGATTTATTGTGCAAATTTACTTATTAATATGCTAGAAAGTGACATTTTTGGATTTGCAAATCGTAATTGCAAAAAACGCAAATATGGcccaaaagtaaggttttttaagtttttttcaaaatattatcttttaatttttctatggTTTAAAATGTTAATTAATACAGATcattatttacaaatttcattTGTTCCCACATGCAGCAAAACTCTGGTTTCAAAAttacctaaaaaaatttttttttttacattttcccaaaatttgtttcttttttgtagaTGAATTGTAACCTGggaacaaataattatttgtaaATTTCAATTGATTTCAAAATTATGCTAGGCTAGAGGCAGAACTATCTCTCAAATTAACAGTAAATAAGGTTTTCATGTTTGTTtaattgttttaattgttttattatttatgttttattatgtATCATGTTTGATATTCGCATGTGACCACGAAGATGTAAACTTGTTTTACAACCTATTGCAAACTAAACTCTAAATTTTCGCACAATGTGTTTTTATGTAGCTTGCAATTTATAGACTTACATTAAATGAGTCTAATATTTACAAAGCAAAACAATATGTACTGTAAACTTCACTGTTTAGAAATGTGTTGCATCCTTAGGGTGCATAACTTTAAtggtcttttaaaaaaataaacactattACTGTCAT contains:
- the LOC130648353 gene encoding G protein-activated inward rectifier potassium channel 3-like, with the protein product MYSLTKNVNSEKMTLSGNKNTYGSHGTLDSSNVFTQENYTKKVSDVASERDVLESYDNIVDGVRFRRQRSRSFRKPSRRRLVEKNGKRNVRSKVFPRDRYLQDIFTTIIDAKWKWMIVLFVVFYLGSWLLFGFFWWIVMITHGTKCFDNVTNFTEAFLLSLETSMTIGYGGRQVTSKCPETVILLIIQSLASCIIEACIIGLIFTKVARPGKRQSTIVFSKNAVITKRDDKFCLMFNIADVRKKQLGECHVRLHLFRTYKTLEGTIIQNQQNQLRVGMDWYNIRDDSDRLFLLFPCAVTHVIDRKSPFYNVSKEMYENSDWELVVILEGVVEATGCVLQARTSYLPNEVYWGRDLVNLATYDDWHEDQGILYMLRKLNETVPAPYVPICSPLSYYKSISKYPDPDEVYTTQDELWDDQNFTEPGDEPRVLPTHVKLTESENNVII